The Mycolicibacterium fluoranthenivorans genomic interval GCGCGCTCGCGGCACTGTTCGACCTCACGGAGGCAGGTCATGACGCGTGGACGGGTGTGGCCGGCGGGCCCGAGGGCAAGCGGGCCTTCGGCGGACTGATCGCCGCCCAGAGCCTGGCCGCCGCCTGCCACACCCTCGACGCGGCCTTCCAGCCCACCAACATGCACCTGCAGTTCCTGCGCGGCGGGGATGCCGGCGCGGTGCTCGACCTGCGGGTGGACCGGGTGTACGACGGGCGCACCGCCGCGGCCCGCCGCGTCGAGAGCCGCCAGGGCGGTCGGCTGCTCACCGCCGCGACGGTGTCGTTCACCGTGCCGCTGGCCGGCCCCGAACACGGGGTGCGCACGGTGCTGCCCGCGCAGCCGGACACCTTGGCGCCGACCGGCCCGCCCGGTCCGGCGCCGTCGTTGCCGTTGGAGGAACTCGACATCCGGATCGAGGACGTCGGCTCCGGACCGGATTTCGTCCGGCGGATGTGGTGGCGAGTGACTGCGCCGCTGCCCGATGTGCCGCTGCTGCACACCCTGATCGCCGTGTACATCACCGATCTGTACGGGGTCGACCCGGCCTCACAGGTGCACGGCCACTCCATGAGCGACCGCACGCACCGCACCGGTACCACCGATTCATCGATCTGGCTGCATCAGTCGGTCCGGGCCGACGAGTGGAATCTGTTGGAGTCGTCCTCACCGGCGGCGGCGCGGGGGCGCAGCGTCATCACCGCCAGCCTGGTGC includes:
- a CDS encoding acyl-CoA thioesterase, which gives rise to MSALAALFDLTEAGHDAWTGVAGGPEGKRAFGGLIAAQSLAAACHTLDAAFQPTNMHLQFLRGGDAGAVLDLRVDRVYDGRTAAARRVESRQGGRLLTAATVSFTVPLAGPEHGVRTVLPAQPDTLAPTGPPGPAPSLPLEELDIRIEDVGSGPDFVRRMWWRVTAPLPDVPLLHTLIAVYITDLYGVDPASQVHGHSMSDRTHRTGTTDSSIWLHQSVRADEWNLLESSSPAAARGRSVITASLVRADGVIAATLVQEGLLADRD